The Insulibacter thermoxylanivorax genomic sequence TCAGCGGTCAAGTCGTCGCAGTGAACGCCGATCCGGGTGAGCTGGTGTCGATGCAGATGCCGCTGGTGACCATCATCTCGACGAATCCGATCATCGTCACCGCGGATGTCAATGTTCGTCAGCTGATGCTGCTGCAGGGACTGGAGGAAGTCGAAGTGGAGATCCCGGATCTCGGACGCACCTATACCGCCCGCGTGACCTATCTGTCGCCGATCGCGAACACCGGCGGCTTCTATACGATCGAAGCCGAGCTGGAGAATCCAGACGATGAGATCCGCGCAGGCATGGTCAGCAAGATCATCCTCGATCAATCCCTCGTCGAGAACAGCTTGATCGTACCGACGACGGCGATCATCGAGAGAAGCGATGGTGCCATCGTCTATGTTGTCCGTGATGAACGCGCCGTGCGCGTCAATGTCGAGATCCTTGAACAACAGACGGACAAGACCGCCGTAGCCGGCGAACTGTCCCCCGGCGATCAAGTGGTTACTACCGGTCAGATGACACTGAGCGATGATCAACGCGTCCGCATCATCGATGGGGAGGCGCAGAACCATTGAAGCTGGTAGATGTATCCGTTAGACGACCCATCGGACTGCTCATGATCGTCTTGGGCGTTATCGCCCTCGGGATGGTCAGCTTGCGCAACCTGGCGATCGATCTCTTCCCGAAGATCGAGCTGCCGATCGCCGTCGTCGCCACCTCTTACAGCGGGGCGGCACCGGAGGAAGTCGAGAAACTGGTCTCCCAGCCGCTCGAAGCAGCGCTGGCTTCCGTGAACGGCATCGATACGATCTCGTCCCAATCCCAATCCGGCGCCTCGATCGTGCTCCTGATGTTCCAGAACGGGACGAATCTCGATTATGCCCTGCTTGAGGTTCGGGAGCGGATCGATCAGGTGAAGCCTTTCCTGCCTGACGGTGCAGGCGATCCTTCGGTGCTGCGCTTCGACCTGAACCAACTGCCCGTTGTCCAGCTGGCACTAACGGGAGCAGCACCGGAACGCTTGCAGCAGATCGCGGAGAACACGATCATTCCTTATCTGGAGCGGCAGGACGGCGTCGCCTCCGTTAATACCATGGGCGGCAAGACGCGTGAGATCCTGGTCGAACTGGATATCGCGAAGATGGCCTCTTACGGCATCTCGACGGCCCACGTCGTGCAAGCATTAAATGCCGAGAACCTTTCTGGTTCCGCCGGCGTCATTACCAAAGGGGAACAGGACCTGCAGGTGCGTGTCGAGGGCGAATTCGAATCCCTGCAAGACATCGCTGACACGATCATTCACCTGCCGACGGGACGGCAGATCCAAGTGCGGGATGTGGCCGAGATCGTCGACACCTATAAGAAGCAATCTTCCATGACGCTGGTGAACGGCGAAGAGGCTCTCGTTCTGTCGATTATGAAAGAATCCGACGGCAACACCGTATCGGTAGCACGTGAGGTGCGCAAGGCCGTTGAAGACCTGCAATCGGAACTGCCGCAAGGCGTGAAGTTGAGCACCGTCATCGACACGGCAGTATACATCGAGCAATCTGTTGATTCTGTGTTGAACAATATGCTGTCAGGAGCCGTGCTCGCAGTCATCGTCCTGCTGCTCTTCCTGCGCAGCATCCGGACGACGGTGATCATCGGCGTGGCCATCCCGATCGCGATTATCGCTGCCTTTGCGATGATGTATTATTCCGGTCAGACCTTGAACGTCATCACCATGGGCGGTCTCGCGCTGGGGGTCGGGATGATGGTGGACAACTCGATCGTCATCCTCGAGAACATCTTCACCCACAGGCAGCGCGGCGCTTCCCTTAAGGAAGCTGCGGTGAAAGGGGGATCCGAACTGGCACCTGCGGTCATCGCCGCTACGCTGACCACGGTCGTCGTCTTCGTACCGATGACCTTCGTCCAAGGACTGGCAGCGGATATCTTCATGCCGCTCGGCATCACCGTATCCTTTACGCTGCTTGCTTCGCTTGCTGTGGCGCTCACCGTCGTCCCTTCGATGTCGGCCAAGCTGTTATCCGGACGCCGCTTCGATTATTCAGCGGAGCAGAAGCCCAGCAGGTATGTCCAATTCTTCAGCAAGTTCCTCGACATCTACCGCGGAATCCTGCGCTGGGTGCTGGGGCATCGCAAGACGACGGTCTTCGGAACGATCGCTCTATTAATCGGAAGCTTCTTCTTGATGCCATTTATCGGGGCCTCGTTCTTCCCGGATTCTGACCAAGGTCAGATCGACATCACGATCGAACTGCCCAGCGGCACCCATCTGGAGAGAACTTACGAAATTGCAGCACAAGTAGAAGAACTGCTGGACCCGTATGAAGACATCATCGATATATCGTACTTATCCGTAGGAAGTTCCGGCGGCATCGGCACAAGCGGCGGCAGCCACACCGCAAGTCTCACTGTCCTGCTTGTCGGCAAGGATGAGCGCGATGTATCGACGACGCAAGTGATGCAGGAACTGCACGAGAAGACGCGCGGCATCCCGGGTGCTGAGATCACCGTGCAGGAGACGATGATGAGCCTCGGCACCGGCAGCCCGATCCAGATCAGCGTGAACGGGCCTGAACAAGAAGTGCTGGCCGAGATCGCACAGCAAGTGGTCTGGGTGATCTCCGAGATCGAAGGGGTCCACAACCCGACGACTTCCTTGGCTGACAGCCATCCGGAGCTGAACATCTCCATCGACCGCGAGCTTGCGGCCCAGTACGGTCTGACCTATCAGCAGATCATGAGCCAGGTGCAGATGGCGGTCAATGGTCAGCTGGCCACGATCTACCGCGAAGGCGGTTATGAATACGATGTCCGCGTCATCCTCCCGGAGGATCAGCGCTCGACCATCGCCGATCTGACGACGATGCCGATCCAGACGCCGACCGGACAGCTGGTTCCGCTCTCGCTGGTCGCTGAGTTGGAGCAGATCCAGTCGCCGACGATGATCCAGCGGGAGAATCAGCAGCGGCAGATCAACATCACCAGCGATGTTGTCGGCCGCGACCTGGGCAGCGTCTTCGCCGACGTACAAGCGGCGATAGAGCGGATGAACTTCCCGGACGGCTATTCCTACAGCTTCGGCGGTCAATCCGTCGATATGCTGGAATCCTTCACGGATCTCGCTATCGCTCTGTTGTTCTCGATCTTCCTGATCTATGTCGTCATGGCGGTGCAGTTCGAATCGCTGCTGTTCCCGTTCATCATCATGTTCTCGCTGCCGCCGACCTTCATCGGCGTCGTGTTCGGACTGTTCGTCACGGGAACGGATCTCAGCCTGCCTGCTGCCATCGGACTCATCGTCCTCGCGGGGATCGTCGTCAACAACGCCATCGTCCTCGTCGATTACATCAATATCCTGCGCCGCAAGGGCATGGAGCGCTATGAAGCGATCCTCGAAGCAGGCCCAAGCCGTCTGCGTCCGATCTTCATGACGACGCTGACGACGGTGCTCGGTCTCGTACCGCTCGCCTTAGGTATAGGCGAAGGCGCAGAACTGCAAGCGCCGCTGGCGATCGTCGTCATCTTCGGACTGTTGTTCTCGACGATGATCACCTTGCTGCTTGTCCCGGTCGTCTATACGTATCTGGATGACTTGTCCAACTGGTGGAAACGCATCTTCCGCCGCAAAGGACGCGCAGCTGAAACCAGCGAGCTTGCCGTATAACTTTTGTTGCATCTTATGTACATCCGTTATGTACACCCGGCATGGACGCAGGTGATGGGCTGTGATAAGGAGTGCTGCAGGTCCTCACCTGCTTGCCGGTATCTGACACGATCTTTACGATGATACGTTTATCAACTATATAGGAAAGCGAGGTTTCACCCATGAGGCATAAGGTTTGGCTCATCATAGCCGCAGCGGTTCTGTGCATCCCTGTCGCAGCCAGTATGGCCGAGAGCTATCAGAGCTACACCTTCGATGAAGCCGTCGAGCAGGTGCAGAAGAACGATCTCTCGACCCAGACGAGATTCGTGCCGAAGCTGTCCGCCGATGTGCAGATGTATCAGAGCATGTTGCCGATGACGGAACTGGAAGCTTTATCTTCCATGCAGCAAGGCTATACGATTCGGAACAATGCATGGAATTCTGAGCTCTCCGCCTATCGCAAGGTGTACGACTATCTATTCGCCAAGCAGAGCTTGGAACTCACCGCCAGAAGCCTGGCCCAAGCTGAGAATGAGCTGAAGATCGTCGAGACCGAACGGGAGCACGGTGTCGCTTCTGATCTGGAGATCTTGCAAGCTAAGATGGCCGTTACCAACGCGAAGAAAAACCACGAAAGCGCCAAGATGGGCTATAACATCGCCGAACGCGCCATGCAGCAAGCCCTGCAGCTCGAACTCGGCAAAGATATAATCGAGATCGAATTGCCTTCCTTCTCCCTTCTGGAAG encodes the following:
- a CDS encoding efflux RND transporter permease subunit, giving the protein MKLVDVSVRRPIGLLMIVLGVIALGMVSLRNLAIDLFPKIELPIAVVATSYSGAAPEEVEKLVSQPLEAALASVNGIDTISSQSQSGASIVLLMFQNGTNLDYALLEVRERIDQVKPFLPDGAGDPSVLRFDLNQLPVVQLALTGAAPERLQQIAENTIIPYLERQDGVASVNTMGGKTREILVELDIAKMASYGISTAHVVQALNAENLSGSAGVITKGEQDLQVRVEGEFESLQDIADTIIHLPTGRQIQVRDVAEIVDTYKKQSSMTLVNGEEALVLSIMKESDGNTVSVAREVRKAVEDLQSELPQGVKLSTVIDTAVYIEQSVDSVLNNMLSGAVLAVIVLLLFLRSIRTTVIIGVAIPIAIIAAFAMMYYSGQTLNVITMGGLALGVGMMVDNSIVILENIFTHRQRGASLKEAAVKGGSELAPAVIAATLTTVVVFVPMTFVQGLAADIFMPLGITVSFTLLASLAVALTVVPSMSAKLLSGRRFDYSAEQKPSRYVQFFSKFLDIYRGILRWVLGHRKTTVFGTIALLIGSFFLMPFIGASFFPDSDQGQIDITIELPSGTHLERTYEIAAQVEELLDPYEDIIDISYLSVGSSGGIGTSGGSHTASLTVLLVGKDERDVSTTQVMQELHEKTRGIPGAEITVQETMMSLGTGSPIQISVNGPEQEVLAEIAQQVVWVISEIEGVHNPTTSLADSHPELNISIDRELAAQYGLTYQQIMSQVQMAVNGQLATIYREGGYEYDVRVILPEDQRSTIADLTTMPIQTPTGQLVPLSLVAELEQIQSPTMIQRENQQRQINITSDVVGRDLGSVFADVQAAIERMNFPDGYSYSFGGQSVDMLESFTDLAIALLFSIFLIYVVMAVQFESLLFPFIIMFSLPPTFIGVVFGLFVTGTDLSLPAAIGLIVLAGIVVNNAIVLVDYINILRRKGMERYEAILEAGPSRLRPIFMTTLTTVLGLVPLALGIGEGAELQAPLAIVVIFGLLFSTMITLLLVPVVYTYLDDLSNWWKRIFRRKGRAAETSELAV